The genomic DNA AGAGATGGAAATCCCTCTTACTATAGAACAATTATCAAAATTAGAAAAATACAAAGATGATTCAACAGAATTATTAGATTGGTTAAAAAAAAATGGATTAATAAGAGTTTTTGAATTATCAAAATTTTTAGAATTTCCAGTTTTCAAAGAAGAGGGATTAAATAGAGAAATATTAAGAAGTTGGATAGGACGTAAAATTCTTACAGAATTAAGCAAAAGCATTAAAGTTCCAAATGACAATAATGGAACAGAAATATATAACACTATAGAAAATTTATTAGATCAAAAAAAAGAAGTTTCAACTTTAGAAATCATAAAGGCATTACCATCTAAAGAAATTTCACTAGATATTGATAATTTAATTTTAATAATTTCATCTTGGAAAAATGAATTATCAATGCAACAAGAACTTTTATCCAAATTAAATAAACTTGAAAAAACGAACCATAATTCCTTTAAAAATACTAAAAAAGAATCAACTCAAGATCTAATTAAAATTGATAAAAAAATTTATGCCCCTCACCGAGTAAAACCTTTCGAAATTGAAATATGGAAAAACAATAAAACAAAAAATGATAAAGAACTGGTAATTTTTATGCCAGGACTTGGAGGCGAAATTGATAATTTCAAATGGATAGGCAACGAATTGGCTAAAAGAGGTTGGCCAATATTATTCATAGATCATAGAGGGAGTAATTTAGATTCATTCATAGAAGTTCTTGAAGGTAAGGAAACAATACCAGGAAGTGCAGATTTTTTCTTATATAGAATTAAAGATTTAGATGCTGTATTAAAAGCTCATGAAAATGGCGAATTTGATTTACCTAATGATTCTTATATTTTAATGGGGCATTCACTTGGTGCTTTAATAGCACTTTTACATGAAGGGAAAAAACCTACTGATCAACTAGAGAAGAAATGTGATTCGGCGTTGAAAGACTTTGCTGTAACAAATTTATCTAAATTACTTCAATGTCAGTTGAGCGAAATACCATTCCCTAAGAAAAATAACACTAATAAGGCCAGTGCGATAATTGGATTTAATTCATTTGGCAGTCTATTGTGGCCGACAGAAAAAAATTCTGGTATAGAGATACCGACTCTTCTGATAGGTGGTACATATGACCTTATTACACCGTTAATGAATGAACAATTTAGAGTTTTTACCGCTTTAAATAATCCATCAAATAGATTTCTAATTATTGAAGGAGCAAGTCATTTCTCTCCAATAAGAATTAATAATAGTTATAAAGAAAATAATGACGTCTTCAAAATAAGTGATTCTTTTATTGGTTCAGAGCCAATATTAGTACAAGATTTATCTGCGAAATTTATCGTTGAATTTTTAAAAAATATTAAAGAAAAAAAGATCCCTACAGTAGTTAAAAACCAAAGAGATTTGGGACTTAATTTCCATCTTTTAGATCTTAAAACAATAAAAGAAATTTCCGAAAATTAGTACTCTATTCTTGGATCTAAATAGGCAATTAAAATATCCACGAAGAGATTTAAAGAGACTATTAACATAGAGGTAAAAATTACAATTCCTTGAACCAATGTATAGTCTCTTTGAGAAATAGCTTCATGTAATCTTAAAGCTATACCTGGCCAGGAAAAAGTTACCTCAAACAATAAAGCACCTCCTGCTAATGAGGCCATAGTCAAGCCAGAAATAGTGACAATTGGCAATAGAGCATTAGGCAATGCATGGTTTAAAAATATTTTATTCCTTGATATTCCTCTACATAAAGCAGCATTTACATAATCACTTTTTAATGTCTTATCCAAATTTACTCTTAATGAGCGGCTGAATATACCACTTAATAAAAAGCCAAGGGTAATCGAAGGAAGTGCGAGATGATAAAGGCTATCTTTCAAAGCAATAAAATTATTTGAAAGAATACTATCTAAAACAAGAAACCCTGTAATTTGAGGTTGTTGCTGAAATATTGGAAATCTACCACCAATAGGAGAAATATTAAAGAATACAGAAAATAATAATTGCGCTAACATTGCACCCCAAAAAGGAGGGATCGCATATGTAGCAATTCCTAATATTCTCGTAATATAATCAGTCTTTTTCCCTCTATTTCTCAATCCAATTAATCCCAATGGGAATCCTATTAGTAGGGCACTTAATATTGAAAAGAAACCAAGCTCAAGACTTGCAGGCAACGACTTAAGAATAATATTTAGGACTGGCTCTTGGGTACTAAGAGATTGGCCAAAATCTAAGTACAATATATTTTTAATATATGAAAAATATTGATTTATTAAAGGTTCATTTAGCCCCAATTTATTTCTTAAAAGTTCCCTAGAAACCTCATCTGCACCAGATCCAAGTATTGCATCGACAGGATCGCCTGGTGCAACTCTTAATAAAATAAAAACTAATGAAGAAATTATCCATAACATTATGGGTATTAATGAAATTTTTAATAGGGAATAATTTAGTAGTTTATTTAAATTTCTACTCATTAATTAACTCAAGATCACTCAATGAAATTATTCCTGCACCATTAAAAATAGGTTTTGATATTTTATTTTGTGACCATGCTTTTTGAGAGGATATCCAAATAGGGATATAAGGTATTGAACGTGCTGCTATTTTTTCAATTTCAACAAGTTTTTCTAATCTTTTAATTCCACTTATTTTTTCACTCTCAAGAAATAAACTTTCCACTTTATTAGATCCCCAAAAACTCCCGCTGTAAACAGATTCTCCTTTTTTACATATACCATCAACTATTTCATTACAACTTAAAAGAGGGGTGAGATAGGCCTCTGGATCTGAATATGCCCCAGTCCAATCGAGAAGAACTGCCGTATAAATTCCTAAACTTAAATTCTTATAAACTGTTGTAGATTCAACCCCATTGAGTTCAATATCAATACAATCTTTCAAAGAACTTTTAATTTCTTCTTGCCATGTCAGAGCAATAAGCTTGTCAGCTGGTACATTCGATCTATAAGTAAGGGGTATTTTTAGAATATTTCCGTTGCAATAATTTTCTTTTTGCAATAAACTTCTTGCCTCTAAATAATCGTATTTAGGCCACAGTTCTTGATTATCTTTTTTTAATATCGAAGGAATAATTGATCTAGATGGCTTCCTTAATCCATAACTTACTTTCTCACTAATCAATTTTCTATTTAGACTTTTTGCTAAAGCCAGTCTTAAATTAGGATTATTTAGAGGATAAGAACTAGTTTTAAGGCTTATAAAACTTAATTCAGTGAAAGGGCTATTACCTTCATTAAACTGTTTATTTTTGCTTAAATTATTTAAACTTTTTCTCTGGCTATCATCAATTGAATTTGATAAAAGCACGTCAATTTGTTTACTTTTTAAAGCCCCAAAAAGAGATGATGAATTTGAATATCCCACAAAATTAACGCCGTTATTTAAGGGCTTTTCACCCCAATAATTCAAAAATGGATCAATTGCTTGAACTTCATTAGAAAAACTTGTCAGCACATACTTGCCAGTACCAACGAATTTTTCATTTAGAAACTTATCAGAATATTGTTTGTAAAATTTAGGAGATATTGGAGTTAAATTTACTGATGTGAGTAAACCATTTAAAGAACTTGATGGTTTATTCAAATTTATTTTGACTGAATATTCACTTGGCGTTTCTATTGATTTAATCTTATTTCCTAAAATATAGTTCATCGTTCCAATTCTTTTGAATCTATCAAAGGTAAACTTCATAGCATTTGAGTTAAACGCAGTTCCATCGTGAAACAAAACATTCTTTCTTAAATTAATAGTTATTTGAAGTCTATCCTTTGAAATAACTGGCATCCCCGCAGCCAATTGAGGGATTAATTCTCCATCAGAATTTAATTCATATAATGTGTCTCCAAGAGAACTGATTAATTGAATTGCTTTAAGAGTATTTGCTCTAGCTGGATCTAAAGATTCAATTTTTCCAGAACTAGCTACTATGATTTTTTTAGATATTCTTTTTGAGCCGCAAGAATTCTGTAAAAAGGAAATTAAAATAATAAATATTGATAAAACAACTTTTTCTTTCATATTTCATAATTACTAAGTTTTTCTGAAGAATTATTTGAGCAGAAAATTTGTAAGGTTATTTGATTTATTTCTAAAGCAAATGTTTTTTTAGAATTACAGGCAAAAGGCCACTCTCTAACCCAACAAATTTTTTTACTTATATTTAAACCAATTACTTGAAAAG from Prochlorococcus marinus XMU1402 includes the following:
- a CDS encoding alpha/beta fold hydrolase gives rise to the protein MKYIFIIFFSFCGLFFNNGLKAAEKINIKFEEMEIPLTIEQLSKLEKYKDDSTELLDWLKKNGLIRVFELSKFLEFPVFKEEGLNREILRSWIGRKILTELSKSIKVPNDNNGTEIYNTIENLLDQKKEVSTLEIIKALPSKEISLDIDNLILIISSWKNELSMQQELLSKLNKLEKTNHNSFKNTKKESTQDLIKIDKKIYAPHRVKPFEIEIWKNNKTKNDKELVIFMPGLGGEIDNFKWIGNELAKRGWPILFIDHRGSNLDSFIEVLEGKETIPGSADFFLYRIKDLDAVLKAHENGEFDLPNDSYILMGHSLGALIALLHEGKKPTDQLEKKCDSALKDFAVTNLSKLLQCQLSEIPFPKKNNTNKASAIIGFNSFGSLLWPTEKNSGIEIPTLLIGGTYDLITPLMNEQFRVFTALNNPSNRFLIIEGASHFSPIRINNSYKENNDVFKISDSFIGSEPILVQDLSAKFIVEFLKNIKEKKIPTVVKNQRDLGLNFHLLDLKTIKEISEN
- a CDS encoding ABC transporter permease, with protein sequence MSRNLNKLLNYSLLKISLIPIMLWIISSLVFILLRVAPGDPVDAILGSGADEVSRELLRNKLGLNEPLINQYFSYIKNILYLDFGQSLSTQEPVLNIILKSLPASLELGFFSILSALLIGFPLGLIGLRNRGKKTDYITRILGIATYAIPPFWGAMLAQLLFSVFFNISPIGGRFPIFQQQPQITGFLVLDSILSNNFIALKDSLYHLALPSITLGFLLSGIFSRSLRVNLDKTLKSDYVNAALCRGISRNKIFLNHALPNALLPIVTISGLTMASLAGGALLFEVTFSWPGIALRLHEAISQRDYTLVQGIVIFTSMLIVSLNLFVDILIAYLDPRIEY
- a CDS encoding ABC transporter substrate-binding protein, whose amino-acid sequence is MKEKVVLSIFIILISFLQNSCGSKRISKKIIVASSGKIESLDPARANTLKAIQLISSLGDTLYELNSDGELIPQLAAGMPVISKDRLQITINLRKNVLFHDGTAFNSNAMKFTFDRFKRIGTMNYILGNKIKSIETPSEYSVKINLNKPSSSLNGLLTSVNLTPISPKFYKQYSDKFLNEKFVGTGKYVLTSFSNEVQAIDPFLNYWGEKPLNNGVNFVGYSNSSSLFGALKSKQIDVLLSNSIDDSQRKSLNNLSKNKQFNEGNSPFTELSFISLKTSSYPLNNPNLRLALAKSLNRKLISEKVSYGLRKPSRSIIPSILKKDNQELWPKYDYLEARSLLQKENYCNGNILKIPLTYRSNVPADKLIALTWQEEIKSSLKDCIDIELNGVESTTVYKNLSLGIYTAVLLDWTGAYSDPEAYLTPLLSCNEIVDGICKKGESVYSGSFWGSNKVESLFLESEKISGIKRLEKLVEIEKIAARSIPYIPIWISSQKAWSQNKISKPIFNGAGIISLSDLELINE